The Candidatus Babeliaceae bacterium sequence TGTAATTAACAATTGGAATTATGATGTAGTCAGGGCCGGAACGCAACAGGCATTTACCGAATTAGGTTATACAATTCTTTATGGAGCTGCGCTGCCTGCGCAATGCGCTGAAGACCGAGAAAATTGGTGGAATGGGCTATATGTCGCTGTTATACAAAAAAAGTAATATATAACTGTATGGGAAAATTATCATGAAAAATTTCAGATTATGGGCAATAATACTATTATTATGTGCCTCTTCGATAAGTGTAGCTGCTATAAGAATTGTATGTACTGTTGCCCTTATTCCGTATGATTATGAAACGAGAAAATTACAATATATTCGTACCCTAAAAAAACTACGTGAATTTGGTTATGAACCATATGTTGTCGAATCTTGTGCATCAGGCCCAACATTTCTTGATGATTATTGTGATCACGTATGCTACACACACAATAATAATTCTTCAATAACAAATAAGGGCGTAAATGAGGGCATATCATTAATGATAGGGTTTCAACACTTTAATTTTGATCCAGATGATATGATTATTAAATTAACAGGCAGATATTGTTTGGAAACTGATGAGTTTATACGATTAGTTGAACAAAATCCTAGTGCGGATGCGATTGTTAAATCTTGGCTTGCCGATAATATTTATACAGGCGTATTTGCAATGCGTCTTAAATATTTATCAGAAGCGCTCAGTAATATTAATTTTGAAGAAATGATAAAAAAATCTATCTCTTTTGAAACCCAGTGCGGGTTGCAGATTTTAAAAATGCATAACAATGGTGCAAAAATAATATATCTTGAAGAATTATATGATTACTTGCCTGTATGTACGCCGTGGTACATAAGAAATTTTGGTTATTGGGAATGGGCATAAAAAAAGTGCTGGATAAAAGAATTTATCCAGCACAATTACTTGTGTATATATCTGATTAAAAGTTATATAAATTCCCAAAAACCACCATTAACTCTTACTTTTTTATTGAGTGCTGATGCGGCTCTGTGAACAGCGGCGGTTACAGAAGTCCAACCATAATCATCGCCGCACATTTTTCCATTCGGGCTCATTTTTTCGTGCCACCACATAATATCATTAAAGACATCATTTTCTTCATGTGATCCGTCTATATAAATAAGGTCTGGGTGTATATTCAAAGCTATTGCTGCTTCTTCTGATGACATGCGAACAGGGATAATTTTATGGGCAACTTGTGCATGCATGCAATTTGATAAAAATTGTAAATAAAGATTTGGTAAAAATGCTCTATATTCTGGCACCTCGTGGTGTTCAACAGAGCCTAAAAATGTATCGACGGCATATAGTCTTGCCTGAGGTTCGATGAGTTGCGCCATAAAAATTGCTGATGCTCCGGTAAATGTTCCAATTTCAACAACAACTTTTGGCCTATGTAGAGCTATTATCCGTCTTAATGAATCAACGCAATAGCCATTGAACATACTTTGCATTTTGTATTCTAATGGTTTAATGGAACTATACGGTTCCATTAAATTACCTTTTGTGTTGGCAACACATGCAAGAACTGTGCATGCTAAAATGTATTGTTTCATACTATCTTTCTCCTTATAAAAATAACGTAAAATAATTTATCAAAGAGGTTAAAATGGGTGCTTCATAAAGTCAATTATGGTTTTTTAAAAATACAACATATTCACGGGTTATTGGTTGTAATAAATTCTTGAATAGAATCACTACATAATAAATGAACATTTTTGTTAATTTTTTCTAACGGCCAATTCCACCATTGTAGTGCAAGTAATTGTCGAATCGTTTCTTCATCAAATCGATAGCGAACGACTTTTGCAGGGTTTCCTACTGCAATTGCATAGGGAGGGATATCTTTTGCGACAACGCTATGCGCGCCAATAACGGCTCCATCGCCGATGGTAACGCCGGATAAAATAGTGACCTGCGTTCCAATCCAAACATCATTACCTATAATAATATCTCCCTTTGTTGCGGGATGGCCTTGGATATCACGAGCTTCTGGGAATACTTGGTTAAAAGCCATAAATGGATATGTGGAGATCCAATCAGTTCTGTGGTTGCCGCCCAAAAATAATGTTACATCGCCAGCAATGGAACAAAATTTGCCGATTTTATAATGGGCGCTGTTGCCCCATGCTACATTAATGCCAAAATTATATGAATATTCCCCGTATGAAGTGCAAGCCTTATTATTATCATAAAAATTAATAGAATAAATTGTGGTACATACTGATATAGCAATAAATATAAGTGTGTTGAGCTTCATCTTTACCTTTCATTTTTATATAAAATTAGTTTATATAAAACTAATATCACCGAGGCTTGCAAGTCAAATTATGTTTACTGAATTTTGTAGATTTTCTAGTGTAAGTATAGCTATAATGCATCATATGTTTTTATTAATATATAAGGGTAGTTTCTTGGAAAGAATAAAAAAATTTTTTTTACTGTATATGCTTGTAACATGTTTTTTAAATAACTCCATAAGCATGGCTGCCAATAAAAAAGTATATAACGGTCCGTTAAAAATATTGGTGTTAATTATTGCATCTGACCAGTACCCTATTTACACAGAGCTACAGAAAGTATGGCGATCCTACATGCACGATGATCCAGAACATGTCGAAGCCTATTTTATTAGGGAAGATCCTACTTTAGCAACAGATTATTGCATAGAAGGGGATATTATTTGGGCAAAAGCAACTGAAGGCTGGGCTCCGGAAAGTTCTGGTATGATTGATAAAACCTTATTATCTCTAGAAGCAATGTTGCCAAGATTATCTGAATTTGATTACGTTCTCAGAACAAATTTATCATCGTTTTATGTGTTCCCGCAGCTATTAACATATCTAGAAACGCTTCCAAGAACTAACTGTTATGCAGGATCTCCGTATGGTAGGCTCCATTATGCATCTGGGTGTGGTTTTATTATGTCACCTGATGTGGTAAGACTGCTTGTTGATCATAAAAAAGAGTTTATCAATAACAAGCAATGGGCAGAGGATGTTCTTATTGGGAAATTTATGATCAAGCATGGTATAAAAAGACTGCCGCATGTCAGAGTTGATTTGGAAAACGTACAAGTTTTGCATGCAATGCAGGGCAAAATACCAGCACAGGCTTTTCACTTTAGAATAAAAAATCGATATCATGACCGACGGTTGGTTGAGGATATTTATATTCATAAGCAATTATTGAAAATGTTTTATGATAAAGAATAAAGGTGCAGCGTATGTATTGGTTATTGCTTTTTATATGCATTAACAGTTGTGCACTACATTTTGATCGACCCATGAACTTTGTCACCGTCGCTGATTATGAGCATTATCCATGGTTATCAGGGCTGTTTACTTCAATTTATAAACATAATAAAAATCATGAAATCAATATTATTGTTTTTGACATAGGGCTTTTATCTGAACAAGTAAAAGCCCTAGAAGCACAAAATAATATACAAGTGGTGCCTATAGAAATGGTGCACCCAGATTTATGTAAAAAATTTGTAGTAAGGAAAAATGGTAGGCTTGCTCGTGGCTGGTACGCATGGAAGCCTGTTGTTTTTTATCAAGCGCTTAATTATTTTGATTATTTTCTGTATATCGATTCAGGAATGCGAGTGAGAGCGCCGTTAGATATTATTTTTGCAGCCATCCAGCAGGATGGTTATTTTTTTTATACATGTCATCACAAAATTAGGCCCACTATTACAAAATATATCTTAAACAAATTTAATCTGAATCAGAGAGGCCGTGGCTCTGTATTGGAGCATTATGGCATGTTGGGCGGGCTCCAGGGACTGTCAAAAAGTATGCTTACTTCTTATATAAAGCCTATGTATGAATTAGCGCATGATCTTAGAAATTTTGAAGATGATGGAACAGCGCCTTGG is a genomic window containing:
- a CDS encoding class I SAM-dependent methyltransferase, which gives rise to MKQYILACTVLACVANTKGNLMEPYSSIKPLEYKMQSMFNGYCVDSLRRIIALHRPKVVVEIGTFTGASAIFMAQLIEPQARLYAVDTFLGSVEHHEVPEYRAFLPNLYLQFLSNCMHAQVAHKIIPVRMSSEEAAIALNIHPDLIYIDGSHEENDVFNDIMWWHEKMSPNGKMCGDDYGWTSVTAAVHRAASALNKKVRVNGGFWEFI
- a CDS encoding CatB-related O-acetyltransferase — translated: MKLNTLIFIAISVCTTIYSINFYDNNKACTSYGEYSYNFGINVAWGNSAHYKIGKFCSIAGDVTLFLGGNHRTDWISTYPFMAFNQVFPEARDIQGHPATKGDIIIGNDVWIGTQVTILSGVTIGDGAVIGAHSVVAKDIPPYAIAVGNPAKVVRYRFDEETIRQLLALQWWNWPLEKINKNVHLLCSDSIQEFITTNNP